One part of the Candidatus Abyssobacteria bacterium SURF_5 genome encodes these proteins:
- a CDS encoding NAD(P)/FAD-dependent oxidoreductase codes for MKDISRIDAVVVGSGPNGLAAALEIARAGFSVTVLEAHEEFGGGTRSAELTLPGFVHDVCSAVHPLAPDSAALAKLPLADHGLQWVHPAAPLAHPFDDGRAAVLYRSISETAATLGSDGDRYLHFMSRLVSLWPDVSRDILAPPHVPRHPRNLASFASSAVRSATGLAKSLFRGSLARGLFAGLSAHSFLPLDTPASAAFGMVLGVLGHAAGWPFPRGGSRRISDSMISLLRTLGGHMVGNVSIESLQQLPAAKMIILNLTPRQIVSLAGKRLPWCYRKQLEHYRYGPGVFKIDWALDGPIPWRARECRLAGTVHVGGTMEEIAAGEAEVSSGIYPERPFVLVAQQSLFDDSRAPRGKHTGWAYCHVPHNSSADMTERIEQQVERFAPGFRKLILARHTRTATDFERYNPNCIGGDITGGLQNLRQMLVRPALKLVPYATPLDGVYICSSSTPPGGGVHGLCGYYAAQAAIKKLKADLTV; via the coding sequence ATGAAAGACATTTCACGAATCGACGCCGTTGTGGTGGGTTCCGGACCGAATGGATTGGCGGCCGCTCTTGAAATCGCGCGCGCCGGTTTTTCCGTGACCGTTCTGGAGGCACACGAGGAGTTCGGCGGCGGAACACGCTCTGCAGAGCTGACACTGCCGGGGTTTGTTCACGACGTTTGCTCGGCCGTTCACCCACTGGCGCCGGATTCGGCTGCGCTCGCGAAGCTGCCGCTGGCGGATCACGGCCTGCAATGGGTTCATCCAGCCGCCCCGCTCGCTCATCCGTTTGATGATGGAAGAGCCGCGGTTCTATATCGCTCGATCAGCGAAACTGCGGCGACCCTTGGCTCTGACGGCGATCGGTACCTGCATTTCATGTCGCGCCTGGTTTCGCTCTGGCCGGATGTTTCGAGAGATATTCTTGCGCCGCCTCATGTGCCGCGCCATCCGCGGAATCTTGCATCCTTCGCGTCTTCCGCTGTCCGGTCGGCGACCGGGCTGGCGAAATCGCTCTTTCGCGGATCACTGGCTCGGGGATTGTTTGCCGGACTTTCAGCGCATTCCTTCCTCCCGCTTGATACGCCTGCATCTGCGGCCTTTGGAATGGTGCTCGGCGTGCTGGGGCATGCTGCGGGTTGGCCGTTTCCTCGCGGGGGAAGCCGGCGGATATCCGACTCGATGATCTCCCTCTTGCGGACTCTGGGCGGGCACATGGTCGGAAATGTATCGATTGAGTCACTGCAGCAATTGCCGGCTGCAAAGATGATCATACTGAATCTTACTCCTCGCCAAATCGTCTCATTGGCAGGAAAGAGGCTGCCCTGGTGCTATCGGAAACAATTGGAACATTATCGGTATGGGCCTGGCGTGTTTAAGATAGATTGGGCGCTGGACGGTCCAATTCCATGGAGGGCGCGCGAGTGCCGGCTTGCGGGAACAGTTCATGTTGGAGGAACGATGGAAGAAATAGCCGCGGGCGAAGCCGAGGTTTCTTCCGGAATCTATCCCGAACGCCCCTTCGTGCTGGTAGCCCAGCAGAGTTTGTTCGATGATTCACGTGCTCCGCGCGGTAAGCATACAGGGTGGGCCTATTGCCACGTCCCGCATAATTCATCGGCCGACATGACTGAGCGGATCGAGCAGCAGGTGGAAAGGTTCGCTCCGGGTTTTCGCAAGCTGATCCTGGCGCGGCACACACGCACGGCTACAGATTTCGAGCGTTACAATCCGAATTGTATCGGAGGAGACATAACCGGCGGTTTGCAGAATCTCAGACAGATGCTTGTGCGGCCGGCACTCAAATTAGTCCCGTACGCCACCCCTCTTGATGGAGTTTATATTTGCTCCTCGTCAACTCCGCCGGGCGGGGGGGTCCATGGACTGTGCGGCTACTATGCCGCTCAAGCGGCAATCAAGAAACTGAAAGCAGACTTGACTGTGTAA
- a CDS encoding methyltransferase domain-containing protein, producing MGLADSETRKMTTRARTEAWSSATLREEKFWPIDLFTRSLTLLVANKLGVFEQLAGGPRPLVDIATNSGADLKGMRILLDALVVLEYLKKTGELYENENDTTLYMTKGSREYIGTRLLHIYDGLDRWLRLEDLVRHGQKYKYRLPEFHKTPAEQKKRTREFTIGLSESSRSTAALVAKMLDLRGVKDLLDVGGGAGTYSIEFVRKQPKLRAVVFELPIPARVAREQAKAAGLEKRIRVEIGDFLSHNLGKQVYDAVFLSNIIHNLSADDNRRLLEKAWVSLRSGGRIIVKDMMPNDRRDGPYYPLIFALTMLMFTDSGDTYSEAEVRRWLKEIGFVRLSRKTVIRGENSILIGWKK from the coding sequence GTGGGATTGGCAGATTCGGAGACGAGAAAGATGACAACAAGAGCACGAACTGAAGCGTGGAGTTCCGCGACGTTGAGAGAAGAAAAATTCTGGCCGATCGATCTGTTTACAAGATCACTCACGCTTCTGGTTGCAAATAAACTTGGCGTCTTTGAACAATTAGCCGGTGGTCCTCGGCCGCTTGTGGATATCGCCACAAACTCAGGGGCCGATCTGAAGGGAATGCGAATCCTCCTCGACGCGCTGGTAGTGCTTGAATACCTTAAGAAAACGGGCGAGCTGTACGAGAATGAGAACGATACTACGCTTTACATGACAAAGGGGTCCCGTGAATACATTGGGACGAGGCTGCTCCATATTTATGACGGGCTCGATCGCTGGCTTCGTTTGGAAGACCTCGTTCGGCACGGGCAGAAATACAAATATCGATTGCCGGAATTTCACAAGACGCCGGCGGAACAGAAGAAGAGGACGCGGGAATTCACCATCGGGCTCAGCGAATCGAGCAGATCAACAGCCGCTCTTGTCGCCAAGATGCTTGATTTGCGCGGCGTGAAGGATCTGCTCGATGTCGGCGGCGGCGCTGGCACGTATTCAATAGAATTTGTCAGGAAGCAGCCGAAGCTGCGCGCTGTGGTTTTCGAGTTGCCGATTCCAGCCCGCGTGGCCAGAGAACAGGCAAAAGCAGCAGGGCTGGAGAAGCGGATAAGGGTCGAGATCGGCGATTTTCTTTCGCATAATCTTGGCAAGCAAGTGTATGATGCGGTGTTTCTCTCCAACATCATCCACAACCTGAGCGCTGACGACAACAGGCGACTTCTGGAAAAGGCTTGGGTTTCCTTGCGCAGCGGCGGCAGGATCATAGTGAAAGACATGATGCCGAACGATCGCCGAGACGGCCCCTACTATCCGCTGATTTTTGCGCTCACCATGTTAATGTTTACCGACTCGGGCGATACGTATTCGGAAGCTGAAGTAAGAAGGTGGTTGAAAGAGATCGGGTTTGTTCGCCTCAGCCGGAAGACCGTGATCAGGGGTGAAAATTCAATTTTGATCGGCTGGAAAAAATGA
- the tsaB gene encoding tRNA (adenosine(37)-N6)-threonylcarbamoyltransferase complex dimerization subunit type 1 TsaB gives MQMKILAIETSTLSGSVAIVEDNGVLCELALHVEETHSSQLLPAIQYVLQIARLTPDSVDGFAVAVGPGSFTGLRIGMAAVKGLAAAAAKPIIGISTLEAMAWAFPFSPYPMCPMIDARMKEVYGAWFRAAAGEIERVSEDFVLPPHQLLKEVKEKTLFFGTGALRYRAEIVDALGEQALFPPEAIMGARASVVGLLAAKRLQRGDADDLDSIEPLYIRQAQAIAPRKRRTER, from the coding sequence ATGCAAATGAAAATCTTGGCAATTGAGACATCCACCTTATCCGGCAGCGTCGCAATCGTGGAAGATAATGGGGTTCTCTGCGAATTGGCCCTGCACGTGGAAGAGACTCATTCATCTCAACTGCTGCCGGCAATCCAATACGTATTGCAGATCGCGCGCTTGACACCGGACAGCGTCGATGGTTTCGCCGTCGCCGTCGGGCCGGGCTCGTTTACGGGACTTCGCATCGGGATGGCGGCGGTTAAAGGTCTTGCCGCAGCAGCCGCAAAACCGATCATAGGCATTTCAACACTCGAGGCCATGGCCTGGGCATTCCCGTTTTCCCCCTATCCGATGTGCCCGATGATCGACGCTCGCATGAAAGAGGTTTATGGAGCGTGGTTCCGCGCGGCAGCAGGAGAGATCGAGCGAGTCTCGGAGGACTTTGTGCTGCCGCCGCACCAGCTTCTGAAAGAGGTCAAAGAGAAGACTCTTTTTTTCGGGACCGGTGCGCTTCGATATCGGGCGGAAATTGTCGATGCGCTCGGGGAGCAGGCCCTTTTTCCTCCCGAAGCAATCATGGGGGCGCGCGCCTCGGTTGTGGGGCTGCTCGCGGCGAAAAGGCTCCAACGCGGCGATGCAGACGATCTTGATTCGATCGAGCCGCTCTATATTCGCCAGGCGCAGGCGATCGCGCCCCGCAAACGAAGAACGGAACGATAA
- a CDS encoding tetratricopeptide repeat protein, whose protein sequence is MRHMFGKASPVLLISALCLVIYSNSLGTSLHYDDFFAITGNAAVRDVTNAGEIFRLFPSRFLLMYSFAVNYYFHQADPVGYHVMNLVIHMMNALLLYSISRILWRASRPESDVENGVAYSPLLVALLFAAHPVMTESVTYIAGRASSLGAAFFLAALLLYLLLLKAHSGSFVTRTVFYGSSLFMFFLSLWVKESNATLPAIVLMADLYFHEQGRWKDVKHSLLRAAPFFLVLAAILLWRKLYLGVIGDPFEVRALSVNLLTQLRVIFVYLRLIFLPVGQNIDHHIQLSHSLFELKTFLSLAGLLALILISIMLSRRNRLVSFGILWFLITLSPTSVIPLWDIMSERWIYLPAAGIFLAVVACLPPLHNLLLRRAGRDRLLPAAIAILVLLLGGATILRNTVWRNEYTLWKDAAEKSPAKARPHINLGMAFAEKGDMPEAVSELNAALAMDPASPEANFSLSALYLKMGNYDDAVKILAPTLARFPESSQIPVRLADDFAKARFNLGVGYFYKGHYERALAEYREALRLAPYMPWVHSNVGVIHEMRGEYELAIAEYEKELELHPDLPQVAGNIGNARRKMQRKAASSPKSHTDNH, encoded by the coding sequence ATGAGACATATGTTTGGAAAAGCCAGCCCCGTTCTGTTGATTTCCGCCCTCTGTCTGGTCATCTATTCGAACTCTCTCGGGACGTCGCTTCATTATGATGATTTTTTTGCCATAACCGGGAACGCCGCAGTTCGGGATGTAACCAACGCTGGCGAAATCTTCCGGCTTTTCCCCAGCAGGTTCCTCCTCATGTATTCGTTTGCCGTAAACTATTATTTTCATCAGGCCGATCCCGTAGGCTATCATGTGATGAATCTTGTGATTCACATGATGAACGCTCTCCTTCTTTATTCTATCAGCCGCATCCTTTGGAGAGCATCTCGGCCGGAGAGCGACGTTGAGAACGGCGTGGCCTATTCTCCTCTGCTTGTTGCGCTTCTTTTTGCGGCTCACCCGGTGATGACGGAATCCGTCACATACATTGCAGGTCGCGCGTCATCGTTGGGCGCGGCCTTTTTCCTCGCCGCTCTCCTCCTGTACTTATTGCTGCTTAAAGCTCATTCAGGCTCATTTGTTACCAGGACCGTTTTTTACGGAAGTTCGTTGTTCATGTTTTTCCTCTCGCTCTGGGTGAAGGAGTCGAATGCAACGCTGCCGGCCATCGTTCTGATGGCCGATTTGTATTTTCACGAACAGGGACGATGGAAAGACGTGAAGCATTCTCTGCTGAGAGCAGCTCCTTTCTTCCTTGTTCTTGCCGCGATTCTCCTCTGGCGAAAACTGTACCTGGGCGTGATCGGCGATCCCTTCGAGGTGAGAGCTTTATCGGTTAATCTCCTGACACAGCTCCGGGTGATTTTTGTGTACCTGCGCCTGATTTTCCTGCCCGTTGGACAGAATATCGATCATCATATCCAACTTTCCCATTCGCTTTTCGAACTCAAGACTTTCCTTTCGCTCGCTGGTCTTCTTGCCCTCATCCTCATATCGATCATGCTGTCCAGAAGGAACAGACTGGTCTCATTCGGAATCCTGTGGTTTCTTATCACGTTGAGCCCGACCTCGGTGATACCTCTCTGGGATATCATGAGTGAGCGCTGGATTTATCTGCCCGCGGCAGGCATCTTCCTTGCAGTCGTCGCCTGTCTGCCTCCTTTGCATAACCTTCTGCTGAGACGCGCAGGCAGAGATCGGCTCCTGCCGGCCGCCATCGCCATCCTTGTCCTTCTTTTAGGTGGCGCGACAATCTTGAGAAACACAGTTTGGAGGAACGAATACACGCTATGGAAAGACGCCGCGGAAAAATCCCCGGCCAAAGCAAGGCCGCATATCAATCTCGGAATGGCTTTTGCCGAAAAGGGGGACATGCCCGAAGCGGTCTCGGAACTAAACGCCGCTCTTGCAATGGACCCCGCTTCGCCCGAGGCAAATTTCAGCTTGAGCGCCCTCTATCTGAAAATGGGAAACTATGACGACGCAGTCAAAATTCTGGCGCCCACGCTCGCCCGGTTCCCTGAGAGTTCACAAATTCCCGTTCGTCTGGCCGACGATTTCGCAAAGGCTCGGTTTAATCTTGGGGTGGGCTATTTTTATAAGGGACACTATGAGAGGGCTCTCGCCGAATACCGCGAGGCCCTGCGCCTGGCGCCCTACATGCCATGGGTTCACAGCAACGTCGGCGTCATTCACGAGATGCGGGGAGAATATGAACTCGCCATCGCTGAATATGAAAAAGAACTTGAACTGCACCCCGACCTGCCTCAGGTCGCCGGAAACATCGGGAACGCCAGGCGAAAAATGCAACGAAAAGCCGCTTCGTCGCCCAAGAGTCACACAGACAACCACTAA
- a CDS encoding amidohydrolase has protein sequence MRPPGNYSPQGAGAMLVDLLIVHGDILTMAGEGVGYVADGSVAVNGNEIVAVGPSSDLEKRYEAKRVIDAKNKAVLPGLIDGHLHTVIGILRGLGQDARSWHEGVDPFFEQLTPDAVLAGAYLCAIEAVRAGTTTFGDYGPGMLITLPFYEKLGVRAKVCTLISEVPPVESLLREGELYPFDPQIGQMRLQENLEVINNWNGGAGGRITTMIGPQGADYCSVALFEKIKDIAEQRDLKIHMHIGQGEREILQMKNRYGKRPVEFLHEIGYLDERLLAVHMVKCTNDEVAHIAESGASMAFCPSSLIICDGIVPPADVFLDHGGSVCLGTDETSSNNGTNVFSELKLGSLALKMKRQDPEYLPAWKALRMATIEGARAIGLDRDIGSLEPGKKADIILVDLQKPPTLPVLREPVRNIVPNLVLSARGDEVAVSIIDGKIIYENGRITTIDEQELLGFVQKVSDEVNLEASREVKKRKTFQHRLTLEGKY, from the coding sequence ATGAGACCACCGGGTAATTACTCTCCACAAGGAGCGGGAGCCATGCTGGTTGATCTGTTGATCGTTCATGGGGATATTCTTACGATGGCGGGCGAAGGTGTTGGCTACGTAGCCGACGGTTCAGTGGCTGTCAACGGAAATGAAATCGTAGCAGTTGGCCCTTCATCCGACCTGGAAAAGCGATACGAAGCGAAGCGGGTAATTGACGCCAAGAACAAGGCGGTACTGCCTGGACTGATTGACGGGCATCTTCATACGGTCATCGGAATCCTTAGAGGATTGGGACAGGACGCCCGAAGCTGGCACGAAGGAGTGGATCCATTTTTTGAGCAGTTGACTCCCGATGCCGTGTTGGCGGGCGCGTATCTGTGCGCGATCGAGGCAGTCCGCGCCGGTACAACGACATTTGGTGATTACGGCCCGGGCATGCTGATCACGCTGCCGTTTTATGAAAAGCTCGGTGTGCGCGCGAAAGTGTGCACTCTGATCAGCGAGGTGCCGCCGGTCGAAAGCCTTCTCCGGGAAGGCGAATTATACCCGTTCGATCCCCAGATCGGACAGATGCGGCTGCAGGAGAACCTGGAGGTGATAAACAATTGGAACGGCGGCGCCGGCGGCAGGATCACGACGATGATTGGCCCGCAGGGCGCCGATTATTGCAGCGTAGCGCTTTTCGAGAAAATAAAGGATATCGCGGAACAGCGCGATTTGAAAATTCACATGCACATCGGTCAAGGCGAGCGCGAAATTCTGCAGATGAAAAATCGCTATGGAAAGCGGCCTGTCGAATTTCTGCACGAAATCGGTTATCTTGACGAGCGGCTTCTGGCGGTGCACATGGTCAAGTGCACGAATGACGAGGTCGCGCACATTGCCGAAAGCGGCGCCTCAATGGCGTTCTGTCCCTCAAGCCTGATCATATGCGATGGGATCGTGCCGCCGGCCGACGTTTTTCTGGATCATGGCGGCAGCGTTTGTCTCGGGACCGACGAAACCAGCTCGAACAACGGGACCAATGTATTCAGCGAGTTAAAGCTCGGCTCGCTCGCTCTTAAGATGAAAAGGCAGGACCCCGAATATCTCCCGGCGTGGAAGGCGCTCCGGATGGCCACGATTGAAGGCGCGCGAGCCATCGGACTCGATCGCGATATCGGATCGCTCGAACCGGGAAAGAAGGCGGATATCATTCTCGTGGATCTGCAGAAGCCGCCGACGCTGCCCGTGCTGCGCGAGCCGGTGAGAAATATCGTTCCAAACCTCGTGCTTTCGGCGCGCGGCGATGAAGTGGCCGTATCCATCATCGACGGGAAGATCATTTACGAGAACGGCAGGATCACAACTATTGATGAACAGGAGTTGCTTGGTTTTGTGCAGAAAGTCTCCGATGAAGTGAATCTTGAAGCGTCACGCGAAGTCAAAAAGAGAAAGACGTTTCAGCATCGGTTGACGCTTGAAGGAAAATATTGA
- a CDS encoding gamma carbonic anhydrase family protein, whose amino-acid sequence MIHHYGDRRPTIAPSAFIAEGAQIIGGVEIGENASIWFNTVLRGDINDIRVGRWSNIQDNSIVHVADEWPCIVGDFVTVGHGVNLHGCVIEDEVMVGMGAIIMNGVVVGSQSIIGAGALIPPNTKIPPRSQVVGVPAKVTKQLSEEEGAGNKYWAEKYMRVSRKYLGSPP is encoded by the coding sequence ATGATCCATCATTATGGAGACCGGCGCCCTACCATTGCGCCGAGCGCTTTTATTGCCGAAGGCGCCCAGATTATCGGGGGAGTCGAAATCGGGGAGAACGCCAGCATCTGGTTCAACACGGTCTTGCGCGGCGACATCAACGACATCCGCGTCGGACGATGGAGCAACATCCAGGATAATTCCATCGTGCACGTTGCCGATGAATGGCCCTGTATCGTGGGCGACTTTGTGACGGTCGGGCATGGGGTGAACCTGCACGGATGCGTCATCGAGGACGAGGTGATGGTGGGGATGGGCGCGATCATCATGAATGGAGTTGTGGTCGGTTCGCAATCAATAATAGGCGCCGGCGCCTTGATCCCGCCCAACACGAAGATCCCTCCGCGCAGCCAGGTGGTGGGAGTGCCGGCAAAAGTGACCAAACAGCTTTCGGAGGAAGAGGGCGCCGGAAACAAGTACTGGGCCGAAAAATACATGCGCGTGAGTCGCAAGTATCTTGGGAGTCCGCCTTGA
- a CDS encoding methylmalonyl-CoA mutase, producing the protein MQELEKQRQQWEQAVLGKVLKKFPERTEKFLTDSGLELQRVYSPLDTRDIDHGNDLGFPGEFPYTRGIQPTMYRSRLWTMRQYAGFANAKESNRRYRFLLDHGQTGLSIAFDLPTQIGYDSDHPLADGEVGKVGVSIDSLRDIEVLFDQIPLEKVTTSMTINATAAILLAMYVALAKKRGTPLDQLGGTIQNDILKEYVARGTHRFPIAPSMRLVTDTFKYCTEKLPRWNMISISGYHIREAGSTAVQEAAFTLANAIAYVQAALDSGLDVDDFGGRLSFFFNSHNNFFEEVAKFRAARRLWARIMKDRFGAKKENSYKLRFHTQTAGSTLTVQQHENNVVRVAMQALAAVLGGTQSLHTNSRDEALCLPTEEAVRLALRTQQLIGYESGVADVIDPLGGSYLVEKLTNEIEKAAQDYIEKIDTMGGAISAIRNGYMQREIQESSYKYQQAIEKGEKIIVGVNKFQSKEPPPEKLLEVDLKVQAEQIDDLKKVRAERNAAAVESSLKKLCEAAKGDMNLMDPIIECVENYTTIGEICSTLAEIFGEAAETNP; encoded by the coding sequence ATGCAAGAACTCGAGAAGCAGCGACAGCAGTGGGAACAGGCGGTTCTGGGAAAGGTGCTGAAAAAATTCCCCGAACGAACCGAAAAATTCCTGACGGACTCCGGGCTTGAATTGCAGCGTGTATACTCCCCCCTTGATACCCGGGACATCGATCATGGCAACGACCTTGGTTTTCCCGGCGAATTTCCTTACACCCGCGGAATACAGCCCACGATGTATCGGAGCCGGCTGTGGACGATGAGGCAGTATGCAGGCTTCGCCAACGCAAAGGAATCCAATCGGCGTTACCGCTTCTTGCTTGATCATGGGCAAACCGGACTCAGCATAGCTTTTGACCTGCCGACCCAGATCGGCTACGATTCGGACCACCCCTTGGCCGATGGAGAGGTCGGCAAAGTCGGCGTCTCGATTGATTCCCTCCGCGATATCGAGGTGCTCTTTGATCAAATCCCACTCGAAAAAGTCACCACATCAATGACAATTAATGCGACGGCGGCAATCCTGCTGGCGATGTATGTCGCGCTCGCAAAAAAACGGGGGACTCCGCTCGATCAATTGGGAGGCACCATCCAAAACGACATCCTCAAGGAATATGTGGCGCGGGGCACTCATCGTTTTCCCATTGCGCCTTCAATGCGCCTGGTAACGGATACCTTTAAATACTGCACCGAAAAGCTTCCGCGGTGGAACATGATCAGCATCAGCGGCTATCACATTCGCGAAGCCGGCTCAACCGCGGTGCAGGAGGCGGCATTTACGCTCGCAAACGCAATCGCATATGTGCAAGCGGCGCTGGATTCGGGGCTGGATGTCGACGATTTCGGCGGCCGCTTGTCCTTCTTCTTCAACTCGCATAACAATTTCTTCGAGGAAGTCGCCAAGTTCAGGGCAGCGCGCCGCCTGTGGGCAAGAATCATGAAGGACCGCTTCGGAGCGAAAAAAGAAAACTCCTACAAGCTCCGTTTCCATACACAGACCGCCGGCTCGACACTCACGGTGCAGCAACATGAGAATAATGTTGTCCGCGTGGCGATGCAAGCGCTTGCGGCCGTTCTTGGCGGCACTCAATCTCTGCATACCAATTCGCGCGACGAGGCCCTCTGCCTGCCGACGGAAGAGGCGGTTCGCCTGGCTCTTCGAACACAGCAGCTGATCGGGTATGAATCCGGTGTCGCCGATGTTATTGACCCGCTGGGCGGCTCCTATCTCGTCGAGAAACTGACGAACGAAATCGAGAAAGCCGCGCAAGACTACATCGAAAAGATCGACACGATGGGAGGAGCGATCTCGGCCATCAGAAACGGGTATATGCAAAGGGAAATACAGGAAAGCTCCTACAAATATCAGCAAGCCATCGAAAAAGGCGAGAAAATAATTGTCGGCGTCAACAAATTCCAATCGAAGGAGCCGCCGCCGGAGAAGCTCCTGGAAGTCGACTTGAAAGTGCAGGCAGAACAAATCGACGACCTCAAGAAGGTGCGCGCCGAACGCAATGCGGCTGCAGTCGAAAGTTCGCTCAAAAAGCTGTGCGAGGCGGCCAAGGGCGACATGAACCTGATGGATCCGATTATCGAGTGCGTCGAGAACTATACCACGATCGGCGAAATCTGTTCGACACTCGCAGAGATTTTCGGCGAGGCAGCCGAAACCAATCCATGA
- a CDS encoding biotin/lipoyl-binding protein: protein MKRFELLLNGKAYLVEVTKITGESALVTVNGTPYEVGINDLSKMDLAQMMKESAPSQPAPVAPAQQTCLVESAGGLITVKAPLPGLIIDIKVAPGDKVKPGDVLVVIETMKMENNVVSPRVGTIKEISIKKGDTVAEGIPLVVIAE, encoded by the coding sequence GTGAAACGGTTTGAGCTGCTGCTGAATGGAAAGGCATACCTGGTCGAGGTTACCAAAATCACCGGAGAAAGCGCGCTGGTCACCGTGAACGGCACGCCGTATGAAGTCGGAATCAATGACCTTTCAAAGATGGATCTCGCGCAAATGATGAAAGAGAGTGCGCCGTCACAGCCTGCGCCCGTGGCGCCCGCTCAGCAGACGTGTCTGGTGGAAAGCGCCGGCGGACTTATAACCGTAAAGGCTCCACTGCCCGGTCTGATCATCGACATCAAGGTTGCTCCGGGTGACAAGGTGAAGCCGGGCGATGTGCTGGTTGTCATCGAGACGATGAAGATGGAAAACAATGTCGTCTCCCCTCGCGTCGGTACTATTAAGGAAATATCCATTAAAAAAGGCGATACAGTAGCCGAGGGTATACCGCTCGTTGTGATTGCAGAATAG
- a CDS encoding acyl-CoA carboxylase subunit beta yields MTTQKNIEKLKEMQKEALAGGGESRIKDQHEKGKLTARERIELLLDPGTFTEIGAFVTHKCTHFGMEKKHFLGDGVITGYGQINERLVYVFAQDFTVIGGTLGHAFAEKICRLMEMALKNGAPLIGLNDSGGARIQEGVESLAGYADIFLRNTLASGVIPQISIILGPCAGGAVYSPALTDFIFMVDKISYMFITGPQVIKATTFEEVTQEELGGPVTHSTRSGVCHFAMCDEKSCFQMVRDLLSYLPQNNLEEAPFLPSSDNPQRADETLNSIIPDNPKESYDMLQVITSVVDDGRFLEVHANYAPNIVVGFARLGGRSVGVVANQPKFQAGCLDINASKKGARFVRFCDAFNIPIITFEDVPGFLPGTAQEYGGIIVHGAKLIYAYCEATVPRITVITRKAYGGAYCVMSSKHIRNDINYAWPSAEIAVMGPDGAVNIVFRKELGDGENKEETRKRLVEEYREKFASPYIAAQMGYIDEVIEPKETRAKLIRALDMLQHKRDSNPPKKHGNIPL; encoded by the coding sequence ATGACGACCCAGAAGAACATCGAAAAACTGAAGGAGATGCAAAAAGAGGCCCTCGCAGGCGGAGGCGAAAGCCGCATCAAGGACCAGCACGAGAAAGGAAAACTGACGGCCCGCGAGCGAATTGAACTGCTGCTCGATCCGGGCACCTTCACTGAGATCGGCGCCTTTGTCACTCACAAGTGCACTCATTTCGGGATGGAGAAAAAACATTTTCTGGGTGACGGAGTGATAACCGGCTACGGACAAATAAATGAACGGCTTGTATATGTTTTCGCGCAGGATTTCACGGTTATCGGCGGAACTCTCGGACATGCATTCGCAGAAAAGATTTGCCGCTTAATGGAGATGGCGCTCAAGAACGGGGCGCCGCTCATCGGGCTGAACGATTCAGGCGGAGCCCGCATACAGGAAGGCGTCGAAAGCCTTGCGGGATATGCCGATATCTTCCTGCGGAACACGCTCGCATCGGGTGTCATCCCCCAAATATCGATCATTCTGGGCCCTTGTGCGGGAGGCGCAGTCTATTCCCCGGCCCTGACGGACTTCATTTTCATGGTGGACAAGATCAGCTACATGTTCATCACAGGCCCGCAGGTGATTAAGGCGACGACTTTTGAAGAGGTAACGCAGGAGGAGTTGGGCGGGCCGGTCACGCATTCTACCAGGAGCGGGGTCTGCCATTTCGCGATGTGCGACGAGAAATCATGTTTTCAGATGGTGCGCGATCTGCTCTCCTATCTTCCCCAGAACAATCTGGAAGAAGCACCATTCTTGCCGTCTTCGGACAACCCTCAGAGAGCCGATGAAACATTGAACTCGATTATTCCCGATAATCCAAAAGAATCGTATGACATGCTCCAGGTTATTACATCGGTAGTTGACGACGGCCGCTTCCTCGAGGTGCATGCCAATTACGCGCCCAACATCGTCGTCGGATTCGCGCGACTCGGCGGCAGATCGGTCGGCGTCGTCGCGAACCAGCCGAAATTCCAAGCCGGCTGTCTCGATATCAATGCATCAAAAAAAGGCGCGCGCTTCGTCCGTTTTTGCGATGCATTCAATATCCCGATCATTACCTTTGAGGACGTGCCTGGCTTCCTGCCGGGAACGGCGCAGGAATACGGCGGGATCATCGTTCACGGAGCAAAGCTGATTTACGCTTATTGCGAAGCGACCGTGCCAAGAATCACCGTGATCACGCGCAAGGCATACGGCGGCGCATACTGCGTCATGTCGTCGAAACACATTCGAAACGATATCAATTATGCATGGCCGTCAGCCGAAATCGCCGTCATGGGCCCCGACGGCGCCGTAAACATTGTGTTCCGCAAGGAGCTGGGCGACGGGGAGAATAAGGAAGAGACGCGCAAGCGCCTGGTGGAGGAGTACCGCGAAAAGTTCGCCAGTCCCTATATCGCGGCTCAGATGGGCTATATCGATGAGGTTATCGAACCGAAAGAGACCCGCGCAAAATTGATCCGGGCGCTCGATATGCTCCAGCACAAGCGCGACAGCAATCCCCCTAAAAAACATGGTAATATCCCCCTCTGA